One uncultured Methanobrevibacter sp. DNA segment encodes these proteins:
- the fwdF gene encoding tungsten-dependent formylmethanofuran dehydrogenase subunit FwdF, with translation MFDIERVGEEHRKLSYNDVNCVGCGICVDTCPTSSLRLGPLVPIARGLIEMDLISVSDSCVFCGLCSVSCPFDALSLTIDGNNIKNDDSYPLWEVQSTIDEEDCIYCGRCKSVCPRDSILFERKLPDISTLVRGEISFDEDKCIYCSFCADLCPAEAITLKNIASSSVDKLNNSIEVDTSKCVYCGVCKRICPEDAIKEVCSTCMLREEIEVPEISGEAFIIKSSCVSCSWCSEICPVDAITVTKPFEGKLELVETEEKICKGDSCHACLDVCPCNAVEIIDGKSVTNLDFCNLCGACVTACPQNIRVLTRTDMNLVNINSESWAEILNSLIS, from the coding sequence ATGTTTGATATAGAGCGTGTTGGTGAAGAACACCGTAAATTGTCTTACAATGATGTAAATTGTGTTGGTTGTGGAATTTGTGTTGATACATGCCCTACTTCATCATTGAGATTAGGTCCGTTGGTTCCTATTGCACGAGGATTAATAGAGATGGATTTAATTTCTGTTAGTGATTCTTGTGTATTCTGTGGGTTATGTTCAGTATCTTGTCCATTTGATGCATTATCTTTGACAATTGATGGTAATAATATTAAAAATGATGATTCTTATCCTTTATGGGAAGTTCAATCCACTATTGATGAAGAAGATTGCATTTATTGTGGAAGGTGCAAATCTGTTTGTCCAAGAGATTCTATTTTATTTGAAAGAAAACTTCCAGATATTTCTACATTAGTTCGTGGAGAAATAAGTTTTGATGAAGATAAGTGTATTTATTGTTCTTTCTGTGCAGATTTATGTCCTGCTGAAGCTATTACTCTTAAAAATATTGCATCATCAAGTGTTGATAAACTGAATAATTCCATTGAAGTTGATACATCCAAATGCGTATATTGTGGTGTATGTAAAAGAATTTGTCCAGAAGATGCAATTAAAGAAGTTTGTTCAACTTGTATGTTGCGTGAGGAAATTGAAGTTCCTGAAATTTCTGGTGAGGCATTTATCATAAAGAGTTCATGTGTCAGCTGTTCATGGTGTTCTGAAATTTGCCCTGTTGATGCGATTACAGTTACTAAACCATTTGAAGGTAAACTTGAATTGGTGGAAACTGAAGAAAAAATTTGCAAAGGCGACTCATGTCATGCTTGTTTGGATGTTTGTCCATGTAATGCAGTTGAAATTATTGATGGAAAATCTGTTACCAATTTAGACTTCTGTAATTTATGTGGTGCTTGTGTAACTGCATGTCCTCAGAATATTAGGGTATTAACCAGAACAGATATGAATTTAGTCAATATTAATTCTGAATCATGGGCTGAAATTTTAAATTCATTAATTAGTTGA
- a CDS encoding phosphopantetheine adenylyltransferase, whose amino-acid sequence MNSKNYSKVAVGGTFDKFHDGHKKLLSTAFEIGDFVEIGVTSDDFGGLKGNIDSCELRMKNLKYFFSDKSNFTVVPLEDPYGTTIYDGDFEAIVVSAETEPTAVKINEIRISKGMKPLDIVVVSFVLAYDGNPISSTRIRSGEINNRGYLIR is encoded by the coding sequence ATGAATTCTAAAAATTATTCTAAAGTGGCTGTTGGAGGAACTTTTGACAAATTCCATGATGGTCATAAGAAATTATTATCGACTGCTTTTGAAATCGGAGATTTTGTGGAGATTGGTGTAACTTCAGATGATTTTGGAGGTTTAAAAGGTAATATTGATTCTTGTGAATTGAGAATGAAGAATCTTAAATATTTCTTTTCTGATAAATCTAATTTCACTGTTGTTCCTTTGGAAGATCCTTATGGTACTACTATTTATGATGGTGATTTTGAAGCTATTGTTGTAAGTGCTGAGACAGAACCAACTGCAGTTAAGATTAATGAGATTAGAATTTCTAAAGGTATGAAACCTCTTGATATTGTTGTTGTTAGTTTTGTGTTGGCTTATGATGGAAATCCAATTTCTTCCACTCGTATTCGGAGTGGTGAGATAAATAATAGAGGATATCTAATTCGTTAG
- a CDS encoding cation diffusion facilitator family transporter, giving the protein MDDFRSKAGKKAAIVAIVANCFLTAFNIAIGIMSGSYALISEGAHTLSDVATSVIAFVGFKIGQKPADDEHPIGHGRAEAIGGLIIVLFLGMVAYEIMQGAIERLLNPSLITTPDFYAAIMAVFGIIINFSVSEYIIKIGKEIRSPAIVADGKHQKTDIFSSIAVLLSVVVSNMGYPILDPIIGLIIGVLILKTAYEVGKENIDHIMGKVPSPEFINKIKRVANKTPNAQDAHNIKVDYLGSYAVVSLHVKVDGNMTVDESHKIAHSVEKNLIKKIPEVKYAMVHVCPIGLEYNHDQENDEK; this is encoded by the coding sequence ATGGATGATTTTAGAAGCAAAGCAGGTAAAAAAGCGGCTATAGTTGCTATAGTAGCAAACTGCTTTTTAACCGCATTCAATATAGCAATAGGAATAATGTCTGGAAGTTATGCATTAATATCCGAAGGGGCACACACATTATCTGATGTAGCTACATCTGTAATCGCATTTGTTGGATTTAAAATAGGTCAAAAACCTGCTGACGATGAACATCCTATAGGACACGGCCGTGCAGAAGCAATTGGAGGATTAATAATAGTTTTATTCTTAGGAATGGTTGCTTATGAAATAATGCAGGGAGCTATTGAAAGGCTATTAAATCCATCATTAATTACAACACCAGACTTTTATGCAGCAATAATGGCAGTTTTTGGCATTATAATAAATTTTTCCGTCAGCGAATATATTATAAAAATTGGAAAAGAAATTAGAAGTCCTGCAATTGTTGCAGATGGTAAACACCAAAAAACAGATATTTTTTCATCAATAGCAGTATTGTTAAGTGTTGTTGTATCAAATATGGGTTATCCTATTTTAGACCCAATAATTGGATTAATCATTGGAGTTTTAATCTTAAAAACAGCATATGAAGTAGGTAAAGAAAACATTGACCATATTATGGGAAAGGTACCTTCCCCCGAATTCATAAACAAAATTAAAAGAGTTGCCAATAAAACTCCTAATGCACAGGATGCACATAACATCAAAGTCGATTATTTGGGTTCTTATGCAGTAGTCAGTTTACATGTCAAAGTTGATGGAAATATGACAGTAGATGAATCACATAAAATAGCGCACTCAGTTGAAAAAAACCTCATAAAAAAGATTCCCGAAGTAAAATATGCTATGGTACATGTCTGCCCAATAGGATTGGAATACAACCATGACCAGGAAAATGATGAAAAATAA
- a CDS encoding radical SAM protein — MLYEKNTFRKNHKNTEIHLGLTYPNIYKTAMSSLGYNILYNQLNERDDTWCERIIYPNTKSIESNMPMKHLDIISFTLQFEEDYFNVLKMLKEAEIPLKRKERGDEYPLIIAGGPCATANPMPLSDYIDLFVIGEGEYILNDILNAYLKSPNKNLKKFLEIPGVYIPEYNNKTKIVLVDDMENAYHITEPIISKSDDENYQTVFNNTIMLNVSRGCMRGCRFCMSGYLYRPTRETSHEKLIDIAIQNRQNTGLNKVTLIGAAVSDYINLENLIDGLEKKGFQISTPSLRIESINKKTLQTLKESGLKTITLAPESIPKLRKVINKEILDETIFTVIKNAVELDFKIKLYFLIGIPGENMDDIKELAEYLKRIADMHYNIKNVKFSINPLIPKPHTPLQWEGYDFKDIKNKTRYLKKELKKYNIKCESPKKSMIQYILSCGNSGIGEIIEKTLTKTVTLKEWKEQLPHYQIDDELPWDNIDVSVDKRFLKIEHSRLKNLKQTPWCQTSPCYNCGACEK; from the coding sequence ATGTTATATGAAAAAAATACATTCAGGAAAAACCATAAAAATACTGAAATTCATTTAGGATTAACTTACCCCAACATATATAAGACTGCGATGTCTTCACTAGGTTATAACATTTTATACAATCAATTGAATGAACGGGATGACACATGGTGTGAGAGGATAATATATCCGAATACAAAAAGTATCGAATCAAATATGCCCATGAAACATTTAGACATAATCAGCTTTACATTGCAATTTGAAGAAGATTACTTTAATGTCTTAAAAATGTTAAAAGAAGCTGAAATTCCACTTAAACGAAAAGAACGTGGAGACGAGTACCCATTAATTATTGCCGGAGGCCCCTGTGCAACTGCAAATCCGATGCCTTTATCCGATTACATTGATCTTTTTGTAATTGGTGAAGGAGAATACATTCTAAATGACATTTTAAATGCATATCTTAAAAGCCCAAATAAAAATCTAAAGAAGTTTCTAGAAATACCGGGAGTTTATATTCCGGAATACAACAATAAGACAAAAATCGTTCTGGTTGATGATATGGAAAATGCTTATCATATAACTGAACCTATTATAAGCAAAAGTGATGATGAAAATTATCAAACAGTTTTCAACAATACAATAATGCTGAACGTTTCAAGAGGCTGCATGAGAGGATGCAGATTCTGCATGTCCGGATATCTATATAGACCCACAAGAGAGACAAGTCATGAAAAGCTGATTGACATTGCAATACAAAACAGACAGAACACAGGATTAAATAAAGTCACTTTAATTGGTGCTGCAGTATCTGACTATATCAATTTGGAAAATCTGATAGATGGTCTTGAAAAAAAAGGTTTTCAAATATCAACTCCATCACTTAGAATTGAATCAATTAACAAAAAAACATTACAGACATTAAAAGAAAGTGGACTTAAAACAATAACTCTTGCACCAGAATCCATTCCCAAATTGAGAAAGGTAATAAATAAGGAGATACTAGATGAAACAATTTTTACAGTAATAAAAAATGCTGTTGAATTGGACTTCAAAATCAAGTTATACTTTCTGATTGGAATACCTGGTGAAAATATGGATGACATTAAAGAACTTGCCGAATACTTGAAAAGAATAGCAGATATGCATTATAATATTAAAAATGTAAAATTTAGTATAAACCCACTAATTCCTAAACCTCATACTCCATTACAATGGGAAGGATATGATTTTAAAGATATTAAAAACAAAACTAGGTATCTGAAAAAAGAATTGAAAAAATATAACATAAAGTGCGAAAGTCCTAAAAAAAGTATGATTCAATATATCCTATCTTGTGGAAATAGTGGCATTGGTGAAATTATTGAGAAAACTTTGACAAAAACGGTTACACTAAAAGAATGGAAAGAACAACTCCCACATTATCAAATTGATGATGAACTGCCTTGGGATAATATTGATGTTAGCGTAGATAAAAGATTTTTGAAAATAGAACATTCACGACTGAAAAATTTAAAACAAACACCATGGTGTCAGACTAGTCCATGCTATAATTGTGGTGCATGTGAAAAATAA
- a CDS encoding 2-phosphoglycerate kinase, whose translation MIWVIGDVDGKQYKEPFSKGILSRSLNVADLGTERAHAIASDIEADLIKKNITEISSFDLANEVLNHLKAIDPNIAQKYCNWRSLRTSKKPLIILIGGASGVGTSSMAFELASRLRLKNLISTDMIREVMRKIISKDLSPVIHKSSFDAYESLRTPSIRIDSVVEGFINHVDVVNVGIEAIIERSVKEGISTIIEGVHIVPGFVKEELIENNNIIIFTLTVDDEESHRQRFYSRCRQPWVKRSLERYMDYFPTIRKTQKFLVEQAKIHDARIINNVDINETIDIMVSDILEKFGGIDDVEQES comes from the coding sequence ATGATTTGGGTTATTGGAGATGTGGATGGTAAACAGTATAAGGAACCATTTTCAAAAGGAATCCTTTCTCGTTCTCTTAACGTTGCAGATTTGGGTACAGAAAGAGCACATGCGATAGCTAGTGATATTGAAGCTGATTTAATTAAAAAAAATATTACTGAAATTTCCAGTTTTGATTTGGCGAATGAAGTATTAAACCATCTAAAAGCAATTGACCCAAATATTGCTCAAAAATATTGTAACTGGCGGTCTCTTAGGACTTCTAAAAAACCTTTGATTATTTTGATTGGTGGAGCATCCGGAGTTGGAACTTCATCAATGGCTTTTGAGTTAGCCAGTAGATTACGTCTGAAGAATCTTATCAGTACAGATATGATTCGTGAAGTCATGCGTAAGATTATTTCAAAAGATTTAAGTCCAGTTATTCATAAATCTAGTTTTGATGCATATGAAAGTTTAAGAACCCCTTCTATTCGTATTGATTCTGTTGTTGAAGGTTTTATTAATCATGTCGATGTTGTTAATGTAGGTATTGAAGCAATTATTGAGCGGTCTGTAAAGGAGGGTATCAGTACTATCATTGAAGGTGTCCATATTGTTCCAGGATTCGTTAAAGAGGAACTAATTGAAAATAATAATATTATTATCTTTACTTTAACTGTAGATGATGAAGAATCTCACAGACAAAGATTTTATTCAAGATGTAGGCAGCCTTGGGTTAAAAGGTCTCTTGAAAGGTATATGGATTATTTCCCTACTATTAGGAAAACTCAAAAATTTTTAGTTGAACAGGCAAAAATTCATGATGCACGTATAATTAATAATGTGGATATTAATGAAACTATAGATATCATGGTAAGTGATATTCTTGAAAAATTCGGAGGAATAGATGATGTTGAACAAGAAAGTTAA
- a CDS encoding transglutaminase domain-containing protein, giving the protein MVSIADEKLSLSSNEIIAVSDIDDVVSVSSHNSDVLGNSSKVATKLSVSDTSYSKSGTVFKVTLKDNSGKALNNQKISLKVNGKTYSANTNNQGIASIKTAALSVGTYTLSLTYAGNSNYTASSLSKKVKVLSSVKGSDIKKYYGYTSVYQATFLKDGAALANTKVTFKLNGKNYTRTTNKNGVAKLNINLRVGSHTITSVNPYSGEKLSNNIVVKKDKSNITHSPYKTYIHPKTKYVFTVVLKSKHDVNINGAKVYFDYNGKILTAITDKNGKAKITISGLSKGTYDIKYTFRGNSMFYSSSESSKLYVRDPTCNLTASDLKMKYKDGSYFKATLKQRDKPLSNKTIKFNLNGKTYTAKTDAKGVAKLAVGKLKPGTYTVKYSYDKKGSKDYAYGSNKIIVSRLDSKLTVKNLNMKYKDGSSFKATVKDMSGKPLFNVTVKFTFKGKNYYAKTDAKGMAKLKINAKVGYYPIDTIVYGKYYTSDTITKKILVNGTKFVAKQAYASVGKTVYYSVKVIDGKSNPVKKVKVTFTLNKKNYAAKTNDAGVAKVNLGKLSKGDYKIQFTVDSTSGSSTIHVLNTLTLNQIISASKYVKGYVEDNEKLPSKIKIGSLYYSTADFLYLVSEAIINLKSDNKDNLPVLKVASPKKPGSASDMGNLYNYLAVAKSLVKTAESKGIMPNYVSSDLGNIGFKGVVYALARVVAFYGNEGVMPAYTAVKSLSESTTSKLNSKNTIKDLKPYLAATANCQVNNDKIKNLVAKLTKGLTSEKAKAKAIFNYVRDTVSYSFYYDTRYGAVGTLNAGTGNCVDHAHLVVAMSRAAGLPARYVHGTCTFSSATYGHVWAQVLVGDTWTVADATSTRNSFGNVVNWNPDTYSLHGYYTSLPF; this is encoded by the coding sequence TTGGTTTCTATCGCAGATGAGAAATTATCTTTATCTTCCAATGAAATTATTGCCGTTTCCGACATTGATGATGTTGTCAGCGTAAGTTCACATAATTCAGATGTTTTAGGCAATAGCAGTAAAGTAGCTACAAAATTGTCTGTAAGTGACACTTCATATAGTAAGTCTGGTACAGTTTTCAAAGTTACTTTAAAAGATAATTCAGGTAAGGCTTTAAATAATCAAAAGATTTCTTTGAAAGTTAACGGAAAGACATATTCTGCAAATACTAATAATCAAGGTATTGCATCAATTAAAACAGCTGCTTTATCAGTTGGTACTTATACTCTTTCTTTAACTTATGCAGGTAACTCCAATTACACTGCTTCTTCTCTTTCAAAGAAAGTTAAAGTATTGTCTTCTGTAAAAGGAAGTGACATTAAAAAATATTATGGATATACTTCCGTGTATCAAGCAACATTCTTAAAAGATGGTGCGGCTTTAGCAAATACTAAAGTCACATTCAAACTTAATGGAAAAAATTATACAAGAACAACTAATAAAAATGGAGTTGCAAAGTTAAATATCAATTTACGTGTAGGTAGTCATACTATTACATCAGTCAACCCATACTCTGGTGAAAAGTTATCCAATAATATTGTAGTCAAAAAGGATAAGTCTAATATTACTCATTCACCATATAAAACATACATTCACCCTAAAACTAAATATGTTTTCACTGTTGTTTTAAAATCTAAACATGATGTTAATATAAATGGGGCAAAAGTATACTTTGATTATAATGGTAAAATTTTAACTGCAATTACAGATAAGAACGGGAAAGCTAAAATAACTATTTCCGGACTTTCAAAAGGTACATATGATATTAAGTATACTTTTCGTGGAAACAGTATGTTTTATTCATCTTCTGAATCCAGTAAATTATATGTTCGAGACCCAACATGTAATTTAACCGCTTCTGATTTAAAAATGAAGTATAAAGATGGATCTTATTTCAAAGCAACTCTTAAACAACGCGATAAACCTTTAAGTAATAAAACAATTAAGTTCAATTTAAATGGTAAAACCTATACTGCAAAAACCGATGCAAAGGGTGTTGCTAAACTTGCTGTTGGTAAGTTGAAACCAGGTACTTATACAGTCAAATATTCTTATGATAAGAAAGGTTCAAAAGATTATGCTTACGGTTCAAATAAGATTATTGTTTCCAGATTGGATTCAAAATTAACTGTAAAAAATTTAAACATGAAATATAAAGATGGATCTTCATTCAAAGCGACTGTGAAAGATATGTCTGGTAAACCTTTATTCAATGTTACTGTTAAATTCACATTCAAAGGCAAGAATTATTATGCTAAAACTGATGCTAAAGGTATGGCTAAGTTAAAAATTAATGCTAAAGTAGGCTATTATCCTATTGACACTATTGTTTATGGTAAGTATTATACATCAGATACAATAACTAAGAAAATTTTAGTAAACGGAACAAAATTCGTTGCTAAGCAAGCATATGCATCTGTTGGAAAAACTGTTTATTATTCAGTTAAGGTTATTGATGGTAAAAGTAATCCTGTTAAAAAAGTTAAAGTTACTTTTACTTTAAATAAGAAAAATTATGCTGCTAAAACTAATGATGCTGGTGTGGCTAAAGTTAATTTAGGTAAATTGTCTAAGGGAGATTATAAAATTCAATTTACTGTTGATTCAACTTCAGGTTCATCAACAATTCATGTTTTAAATACGCTTACTTTAAACCAAATTATTTCAGCATCTAAATATGTTAAAGGATATGTTGAAGATAATGAAAAATTACCTTCTAAAATTAAAATTGGTAGTTTATACTATTCTACTGCAGATTTCTTATATTTAGTTTCCGAAGCTATAATTAATTTGAAATCCGATAATAAAGATAATCTTCCAGTTTTAAAAGTTGCAAGTCCTAAAAAACCGGGATCTGCTTCAGATATGGGTAATTTATATAATTATCTTGCAGTAGCTAAAAGTTTAGTGAAAACTGCAGAGTCTAAAGGTATCATGCCTAATTATGTAAGTTCCGATTTGGGAAATATCGGATTTAAAGGTGTAGTTTATGCTTTAGCACGTGTTGTTGCATTTTATGGAAATGAAGGCGTTATGCCTGCTTATACTGCTGTAAAATCTTTATCTGAGTCAACTACTAGTAAATTAAATTCTAAAAATACTATTAAGGATTTAAAACCTTACTTGGCAGCTACTGCAAATTGTCAAGTAAATAATGATAAAATTAAGAATTTGGTTGCTAAATTGACTAAAGGATTAACATCAGAAAAAGCTAAAGCTAAAGCAATCTTTAATTATGTTAGGGATACAGTGTCTTATAGTTTCTATTATGATACTAGATATGGTGCTGTTGGTACATTGAATGCAGGAACTGGAAATTGTGTTGATCATGCACATTTAGTTGTAGCAATGTCTAGGGCAGCAGGCCTTCCAGCCAGATATGTCCATGGTACATGTACATTCTCCAGTGCTACTTATGGTCACGTATGGGCTCAAGTTTTAGTAGGAGATACTTGGACAGTTGCTGATGCAACAAGTACTAGAAACTCGTTTGGAAATGTAGTAAATTGGAATCCGGATACTTATAGTCTTCATGGCTATTACACAAGTTTACCATTCTAG
- a CDS encoding 4Fe-4S binding protein, which yields MAVKIDSEACGHIQDCPVQGLCIKLCEQGAIIEEDGDVKIVPENCDDCELCIQNCPNQAISKA from the coding sequence ATGGCAGTAAAAATTGATTCGGAGGCATGTGGACATATTCAAGATTGTCCTGTGCAAGGATTATGTATTAAACTTTGTGAACAAGGTGCAATTATTGAAGAAGATGGGGATGTAAAGATAGTCCCTGAAAATTGTGATGATTGTGAACTTTGTATACAAAATTGCCCAAATCAAGCTATATCTAAAGCATGA
- a CDS encoding CBS domain-containing protein, producing the protein MMLNKKVKDIMTTDVITTTSDIDVVYAFEKLMKHKVSSLPVVEDDKLIGIITATDVGHNLILDKYELGTSVDEIMIRSVITISPDDSLESAIKMMKECVSSSGILNQLPVVEDGKLVGIISDGDIIQEIF; encoded by the coding sequence ATGATGTTGAACAAGAAAGTTAAGGATATAATGACAACTGATGTGATTACAACCACTTCAGACATAGATGTTGTATATGCTTTTGAAAAATTGATGAAACATAAAGTTAGTTCTCTTCCTGTTGTTGAGGATGATAAATTAATTGGAATTATAACCGCAACTGATGTGGGTCATAATTTAATCCTTGATAAATATGAATTGGGAACTAGTGTTGATGAAATAATGATTAGATCTGTCATTACAATATCACCTGATGACAGTCTGGAATCCGCTATAAAAATGATGAAAGAATGTGTTTCTTCTTCTGGAATTTTAAATCAGCTTCCAGTTGTTGAAGATGGTAAATTGGTAGGTATTATATCTGATGGGGATATTATTCAAGAAATATTTTAA
- a CDS encoding class III signal peptide-containing protein, whose translation MKKINTLINENSGQGAAEYILLFGGVIVIALLALTIYRSYMETSDRSLKAKDDIIDVRNTILDNRTHV comes from the coding sequence ATGAAAAAAATAAACACACTCATAAATGAAAATTCCGGACAAGGAGCTGCAGAATACATTCTACTATTTGGTGGAGTGATTGTTATTGCATTACTTGCATTAACAATTTACCGGTCATATATGGAGACCAGTGACAGAAGTTTAAAAGCAAAAGACGACATCATAGATGTCAGAAACACAATATTGGACAACAGAACCCATGTATAA
- a CDS encoding class III signal peptide-containing protein: MSETQYWTTEPMYKKKLDNKGQGSAELILITGGLIVIILLVASYMSNITQKTQTTLNNLLKEERDYLINKI, translated from the coding sequence ATGTCAGAAACACAATATTGGACAACAGAACCCATGTATAAAAAGAAATTAGACAACAAAGGACAAGGAAGTGCAGAATTGATCCTAATAACAGGAGGATTGATTGTTATAATACTTCTAGTTGCAAGCTATATGTCCAACATAACCCAAAAAACGCAAACAACATTAAATAATTTGTTAAAAGAAGAAAGAGATTATTTAATAAATAAAATTTGA
- a CDS encoding pyridoxal phosphate-dependent aminotransferase yields the protein MINPAKRTNTIELSQIRKMFEATKPGAINLGIGEPDFNVPQNIKDAMKKSIDDNETQYTPNKGYIELREKIAEKFKKDNGIITDPENIIVTVGASEALYISAQAFMEAGDEILLPNPSFLLYESCINLAGGSIVPVDCKMENEFKLKADDVLEKITDKTKAIILNSPSNPTGAVMEKEDIKAIADLSMDHNFLIISDEIYEKIIYDKNHYSPAKYSDNVITINGFSKTYAMTGLRIGYLTANEEHTEELFKIHQNSIACANSTAQKGAYEALTGPQDEVHKMVSEFKKRRDLIVSRLNEMGYETVNAEGAFYVFPKIEDENFVKKAADAGVVTVTGAAFGSNGKGHVRMSYANSYENIEKAMDILEERVVNG from the coding sequence ATGATTAACCCAGCGAAAAGAACAAATACTATTGAATTGTCACAAATTAGAAAAATGTTTGAAGCAACAAAGCCTGGTGCAATAAACCTTGGAATAGGAGAACCAGATTTTAATGTACCTCAAAACATTAAGGATGCGATGAAAAAATCAATTGATGATAATGAAACACAATATACTCCAAATAAAGGATATATTGAATTAAGAGAAAAAATCGCTGAAAAATTCAAAAAGGACAATGGCATAATAACAGATCCTGAAAATATCATCGTTACAGTTGGAGCCAGTGAAGCATTATACATCAGCGCTCAGGCATTTATGGAAGCTGGTGACGAAATACTTCTACCGAATCCAAGTTTTTTATTATATGAATCATGTATTAACTTAGCTGGAGGGAGCATTGTTCCGGTTGACTGTAAAATGGAAAATGAATTTAAATTAAAAGCAGATGATGTTTTGGAAAAAATTACTGATAAAACAAAAGCAATTATTTTAAATTCCCCATCCAATCCAACAGGAGCAGTAATGGAAAAAGAAGATATCAAGGCAATCGCCGACTTATCTATGGATCATAATTTCCTAATCATTTCTGATGAGATATATGAAAAAATAATATATGATAAAAATCATTACTCTCCAGCAAAATACAGTGACAATGTTATTACAATAAACGGTTTTTCAAAAACTTATGCAATGACTGGATTGCGAATCGGTTATTTGACAGCAAATGAAGAGCACACTGAAGAGTTGTTCAAGATACACCAAAACAGTATTGCCTGTGCCAATTCCACTGCACAAAAAGGTGCTTATGAAGCTTTAACAGGACCACAGGATGAAGTTCATAAAATGGTTAGTGAATTTAAAAAGAGAAGAGATTTAATTGTTTCCAGATTAAATGAAATGGGATACGAAACCGTGAATGCTGAAGGAGCATTTTATGTATTTCCAAAAATTGAAGATGAAAACTTTGTTAAAAAAGCTGCAGATGCTGGAGTAGTGACAGTTACAGGAGCTGCATTCGGATCAAACGGTAAGGGACATGTCAGAATGTCCTATGCGAATTCCTATGAAAACATTGAAAAAGCGATGGATATACTAGAAGAGCGTGTAGTAAATGGATGA
- a CDS encoding metallophosphoesterase: protein MTKILAISDVHGEENENLYNYLNNNDIDLVLILGDITDFGPLDFVSTFINKVADFDVDVIAIPGNCDPTGICNAINEVAFCLHNNIIAYGDAILFGFGGSNPTPFDTPGEMDDDKIYAEVYDLLANYDYVYNSEIPKVKILVTHAPPFNTEADRVANGEHVGSSGILKSIHEFEPEINLCGHIHEAKSISKIGKTTDVANPGMLKDNGAILIDIKDGSNYDLSLISLDE from the coding sequence ATGACTAAAATTTTAGCAATTAGTGATGTTCACGGTGAAGAAAACGAAAATTTATATAATTACTTAAACAATAATGATATTGATTTAGTATTAATTTTAGGTGATATAACTGATTTTGGACCGTTAGACTTTGTTTCTACTTTTATTAATAAAGTAGCAGATTTTGATGTGGATGTAATAGCTATTCCAGGTAATTGTGACCCTACCGGAATATGTAATGCGATTAATGAAGTGGCATTTTGTCTTCATAATAACATTATCGCTTATGGGGACGCTATTCTATTTGGTTTTGGCGGTTCTAATCCTACTCCATTCGATACTCCTGGAGAAATGGATGATGATAAGATTTATGCTGAAGTTTATGATTTATTAGCTAATTATGATTATGTTTACAATTCAGAAATTCCTAAAGTAAAAATATTGGTTACTCATGCCCCACCTTTCAATACTGAAGCGGATAGGGTTGCAAATGGTGAACATGTTGGAAGTTCTGGAATTCTAAAATCCATTCATGAATTTGAGCCTGAAATTAATCTTTGCGGTCATATTCATGAAGCTAAATCAATTAGTAAAATTGGAAAAACTACTGATGTAGCTAATCCTGGAATGCTTAAAGATAATGGTGCTATTTTAATTGACATTAAAGATGGTTCTAATTATGATTTAAGCCTTATTTCTTTAGATGAATAA